A portion of the Actomonas aquatica genome contains these proteins:
- a CDS encoding DUF1656 domain-containing protein, producing MHAELNLYGVYVPTLLVLAVTALVLQFGLRRLLALANAYTFVWHRGLFDIALYVVLLGLLSALHARLL from the coding sequence ATGCATGCTGAACTCAATCTCTACGGCGTCTACGTGCCCACCTTGCTCGTCTTGGCGGTGACCGCGCTGGTTCTCCAGTTCGGCCTGCGGCGCCTCCTCGCCCTGGCCAACGCCTACACCTTCGTGTGGCACCGCGGCCTCTTCGACATCGCTCTTTATGTGGTCCTGCTCGGTCTGCTGTCCGCGCTCCACGCCCGCCTTTTATGA
- a CDS encoding efflux RND transporter periplasmic adaptor subunit: MKTFGKQLLRVTITVTMVVIAAFTVRHLWIHYMDEPWTRDGRLRADIVGVAPDVSGIVGEVFVSDNQRVAAGDTLFAIDPVRFELAVRQAQAQLATAQAALDQAGRDMARYDLLERTTAVPRMEIEQARTRAAQARADHDRALADLDLAKLNLARSRVTAPVAGIITNFSLRPGNYVTAGQAVTALVDEASYYVSGYFEETKLPHVKLGDTATILLMGESRELRGHVVGIAAGIVDRERSDSGDLLANITPTFSWVRLAQRVPVRIELDDVPADLPLISGRTATIILRPSEG; the protein is encoded by the coding sequence ATGAAAACCTTCGGGAAACAACTCCTCCGGGTCACCATCACCGTAACCATGGTCGTAATCGCGGCCTTTACCGTGCGCCACCTCTGGATCCACTACATGGACGAACCCTGGACCCGCGACGGCCGCCTGCGCGCCGACATCGTGGGCGTCGCGCCCGACGTCTCCGGCATCGTCGGTGAAGTCTTTGTGAGCGACAATCAACGGGTCGCCGCCGGCGACACGCTCTTCGCCATCGACCCCGTCCGTTTTGAACTCGCAGTGCGCCAGGCGCAAGCCCAGCTCGCCACCGCTCAGGCCGCCCTCGATCAGGCGGGCCGCGACATGGCGCGCTACGACCTGCTCGAACGCACCACCGCCGTGCCCCGCATGGAAATCGAACAGGCCCGGACGCGCGCCGCGCAGGCCCGCGCCGATCACGACCGCGCGCTGGCCGATCTCGATCTCGCCAAACTCAACCTCGCCCGCTCCCGCGTGACTGCGCCCGTCGCCGGCATCATCACCAACTTCTCCCTGCGTCCCGGCAACTACGTGACCGCCGGCCAGGCCGTCACCGCGCTGGTCGACGAAGCGTCGTATTATGTTTCCGGATACTTCGAGGAAACCAAACTGCCGCACGTCAAACTGGGCGACACCGCCACGATCCTGCTCATGGGGGAATCGCGCGAACTACGCGGCCACGTCGTCGGCATCGCCGCTGGCATTGTCGACCGTGAGCGCTCCGACTCAGGGGACCTCCTGGCCAACATCACGCCCACCTTCAGCTGGGTGCGCCTCGCCCAACGCGTGCCCGTGCGCATCGAGTTGGACGACGTCCCGGCCGACCTTCCCCTCATCTCCGGCCGCACCGCCACCATCATCCTCCGCCCGTCGGAAGGCTGA
- a CDS encoding FUSC family protein, giving the protein MSAYWPHWRDWLFGAKTFFSAMLALFIALSFDLPSPYWAVAAVYIVANPLAGATSSKGLFRVMGTLIGASAAVLFMPLFVDTPILFSLVVAVWTGCLLFISMLDRTSRSYVFMLAGYTLALVALPTVGNPESIFDVALARFEEIEIGITCASVIGAIVFPTSVGSVLSARIQTWLGDAADWAESILRGDGASLTTPLSRQRLAADVANLDLIISQLGYDAATRDLAGAARELRGRLLMLLPTLSSVANRLHALARRPQGIPADIRSLLDNVAAWMRRDAEPEEAELFRARLEELEPTAARQGWDDLIVTGTLERLRELIDLWEDCLSLQRRIAAREPAAVADHPLRYRRAANGARHHDHGLMAFNAVMVVLTVFAACLIWIYSGWDNGGVFAMMAAVAASLFAQSDTPAKLIVGMWVWTVASLPIAAGYVFGLMPLVHSFEMLVLIFAPLFLIFGALTNRRAIGTASNLIMLHVALFVPLQNRYSGDFATFTNSALANLAGITFALACSMITRPFGAELAAHRLVHAGWRDLAKLAEGRHRQDHATLSARMLDRLGRLVPRLAGLDNARLSQVDGLAELRIGFNILALQEQRAQLPTAAATTVDVTLHDVARHYRAHRPHHAPPPPSPDLLTHIDHALQANLGDHPAGRIAINALVGLRRAFFPDAAPPDLHTADSHSPTLRHAC; this is encoded by the coding sequence ATGAGCGCTTACTGGCCGCATTGGCGGGACTGGTTGTTTGGCGCGAAGACCTTCTTCTCCGCGATGCTGGCGCTGTTCATCGCGCTGTCCTTCGACCTGCCCAGTCCCTACTGGGCGGTGGCGGCGGTCTACATCGTGGCCAACCCGCTCGCCGGCGCGACGAGTTCCAAGGGTCTCTTTCGAGTCATGGGCACCTTGATCGGCGCGAGCGCTGCGGTGCTGTTCATGCCGCTCTTCGTCGATACGCCGATTCTGTTCAGCCTCGTCGTCGCGGTTTGGACCGGCTGCCTGCTGTTCATCTCCATGTTGGACCGCACGTCGCGCAGCTACGTGTTCATGCTCGCTGGCTATACGCTGGCCCTCGTCGCCCTGCCCACCGTGGGCAACCCGGAGTCCATCTTCGACGTGGCGCTGGCGCGGTTTGAAGAAATCGAGATCGGCATCACCTGCGCCAGCGTGATCGGCGCGATCGTGTTTCCCACCAGCGTGGGCTCGGTGCTGTCGGCGCGTATCCAAACGTGGTTGGGCGACGCGGCCGATTGGGCCGAGTCGATCCTGCGCGGCGACGGTGCGAGTCTCACCACCCCGCTCTCGCGTCAGCGTTTGGCGGCCGACGTAGCCAACCTCGATCTCATCATCAGCCAACTCGGCTACGACGCGGCCACCCGCGACCTCGCGGGCGCCGCCCGTGAATTGCGCGGCCGCCTGCTCATGCTGTTGCCGACGCTCTCCTCGGTGGCCAACCGCCTGCACGCGCTCGCCCGCCGTCCGCAGGGCATTCCGGCCGATATTCGCAGCCTGCTCGACAATGTCGCCGCGTGGATGCGACGCGACGCCGAGCCCGAGGAGGCCGAGCTGTTCCGCGCCCGACTCGAGGAACTCGAACCCACCGCCGCCCGCCAAGGTTGGGACGACCTCATCGTGACCGGCACGCTCGAGCGCTTGCGCGAGTTGATCGACCTGTGGGAGGACTGCCTGTCGCTGCAGCGCCGCATCGCCGCGCGCGAACCCGCAGCCGTTGCCGACCATCCTTTGCGCTATCGCCGCGCAGCCAACGGCGCCCGCCATCACGACCACGGGCTCATGGCGTTCAACGCCGTCATGGTGGTGCTCACCGTGTTTGCCGCGTGCCTGATCTGGATCTACTCCGGCTGGGACAACGGCGGCGTCTTCGCCATGATGGCCGCGGTGGCCGCATCCCTCTTCGCCCAGAGCGACACGCCGGCGAAGTTGATCGTGGGCATGTGGGTGTGGACGGTGGCCAGTCTGCCAATCGCCGCCGGTTATGTGTTTGGGCTCATGCCCCTCGTGCACAGCTTCGAGATGCTGGTGCTGATTTTCGCCCCGCTGTTCCTCATTTTCGGCGCGCTCACCAACCGCCGCGCCATCGGCACCGCGTCCAATCTCATCATGCTGCACGTCGCGTTGTTCGTGCCGCTGCAGAACCGCTACAGCGGCGACTTCGCGACCTTCACCAACTCCGCCCTCGCCAACCTCGCCGGCATCACCTTCGCGCTCGCCTGCTCGATGATCACGCGGCCCTTCGGCGCCGAGCTCGCCGCCCACCGCCTCGTTCACGCCGGCTGGCGGGATCTCGCCAAACTCGCCGAGGGTCGCCACCGCCAGGACCACGCCACCCTTTCCGCCCGCATGCTCGATCGCCTCGGTCGACTCGTGCCCCGCCTCGCCGGACTCGACAACGCCCGCCTGTCGCAGGTCGACGGCCTCGCCGAGCTGCGCATCGGGTTCAACATCCTCGCGCTGCAGGAGCAGCGGGCGCAGCTGCCCACGGCTGCCGCCACGACGGTCGACGTGACCCTGCACGATGTCGCCCGCCACTACCGCGCCCACCGGCCGCATCACGCCCCGCCGCCCCCCTCACCCGATTTGCTCACCCACATCGACCACGCCCTGCAAGCCAACCTCGGTGACCACCCGGCCGGCCGGATCGCCATCAACGCCCTCGTCGGCCTCCGCCGCGCCTTTTTCCCCGACGCCGCTCCGCCTGATTTGCACACCGCCGACTCCCACTCACCCACGCTCCGCCATGCATGCTGA
- a CDS encoding MarR family winged helix-turn-helix transcriptional regulator: protein MTKLDNERRVLTSSLLHAGRQWRRVAEQAMAAQNISEALTAPLLWISRMGGGVKQVQLAAQIGIEGPSLVRLLDQLEKLGLVSRTVDPKDRRAKNLWLTPEGESLVSKVEVILVNLRSRLLADVPRADLEATIRVLSLFETIDCHSFAAQLESPRRP, encoded by the coding sequence ATGACCAAGCTGGATAACGAGCGCCGCGTGCTGACTTCCTCCCTGCTCCACGCAGGCCGACAGTGGCGGCGCGTGGCCGAACAGGCGATGGCCGCCCAAAACATTTCCGAGGCCCTTACCGCTCCCTTGCTCTGGATCAGCCGCATGGGCGGAGGCGTGAAGCAGGTGCAGTTGGCCGCCCAAATCGGTATCGAGGGTCCGTCGCTGGTGCGCTTGCTCGACCAACTCGAGAAGCTCGGCCTGGTCTCCCGCACCGTCGACCCCAAGGATCGCCGCGCCAAAAACCTGTGGCTCACACCCGAGGGCGAAAGCTTGGTCAGCAAGGTGGAGGTGATCCTGGTCAACCTGCGCAGTCGCCTGCTCGCCGACGTCCCGCGCGCCGACCTCGAGGCCACCATCCGCGTGCTCTCGCTGTTTGAGACGATCGACTGCCACAGCTTCGCCGCGCAGCTCGAGTCTCCTCGCCGCCCATGA
- a CDS encoding Fic family protein: MSFNWQQPDWPNFRYDLTAVEADLLRCADQAGQVTGLLKGLDAHDRTDALVQLMVAEAVKTSAIEGEYLSRPDVMSSVRHRLGLADAPPPQTDRASAGAGEMMVAVRESWDAPLTEETLFAWHRTLMQGDRRVLAGAWRTHAEPMQVVSGAVGKAKLHFEAPPSAQVPAEMARFIAWFNDSRHSLGAAPVRAAVAHLYFESIHPFEDGNGRIGRALAEKALSQGLGRPATLSLSRTIEAHRSRYYDALETAQRSNEITPWLHYFVATVLAAQHDAEALVMFVLNQARFFDRHRDHLNARQLRTVRRMLDAGPGGFEGGMNARKYVSLNRVSKATATRDLQHLVELGAFVPVGAGRSARYELGL; this comes from the coding sequence ATGTCCTTCAATTGGCAGCAGCCCGATTGGCCAAACTTCCGCTATGATCTCACGGCGGTGGAGGCCGATCTGCTGCGCTGCGCCGACCAAGCCGGGCAAGTGACCGGACTCCTGAAAGGTCTGGATGCCCACGACCGCACCGACGCCTTGGTCCAGCTCATGGTCGCGGAAGCGGTCAAAACCTCCGCCATCGAGGGCGAATACCTGAGCCGCCCCGACGTGATGTCTTCGGTGCGGCACCGGCTGGGACTGGCCGATGCCCCGCCCCCGCAGACCGACCGAGCCTCCGCCGGCGCCGGAGAAATGATGGTCGCGGTGCGCGAGTCCTGGGATGCTCCCCTGACTGAAGAGACCCTGTTCGCCTGGCACCGCACCCTGATGCAAGGCGATCGCCGCGTCCTCGCTGGCGCATGGCGAACCCACGCCGAACCGATGCAGGTCGTCTCGGGCGCCGTCGGAAAAGCGAAGCTGCACTTCGAAGCCCCGCCCTCCGCCCAAGTGCCCGCGGAGATGGCGCGGTTCATCGCGTGGTTCAACGACTCCCGCCACTCGCTCGGCGCAGCGCCGGTGCGCGCGGCGGTCGCCCACCTCTACTTTGAATCCATCCACCCCTTCGAGGACGGCAACGGACGCATCGGCCGCGCCCTCGCCGAAAAAGCCCTGTCGCAAGGGCTCGGTCGACCGGCCACGTTGAGCCTCTCGCGCACGATCGAGGCACACCGGTCACGCTACTACGACGCGCTGGAGACCGCGCAGCGCAGCAACGAGATCACGCCGTGGCTGCATTACTTCGTCGCCACGGTGCTCGCCGCCCAGCACGACGCCGAGGCGCTGGTTATGTTTGTGCTGAATCAGGCGCGGTTCTTCGATCGCCACCGCGACCACCTCAACGCCCGCCAGCTGCGCACCGTGCGACGCATGCTCGATGCGGGTCCCGGTGGCTTCGAAGGCGGGATGAACGCGCGCAAATACGTCTCGCTCAACCGCGTCTCCAAAGCCACCGCCACCCGCGACCTCCAGCACCTCGTCGAGCTCGGCGCCTTCGTCCCCGTCGGCGCCGGCCGCAGCGCCCGCTACGAACTGGGGCTCTGA